A genome region from Rhinopithecus roxellana isolate Shanxi Qingling chromosome 10, ASM756505v1, whole genome shotgun sequence includes the following:
- the FZD10 gene encoding frizzled-10, whose protein sequence is MQRPGPRLWLVLQVMGSCAAISSMDMERPGDGKCQPIEIPMCKDIGYNMTRMPNLMGHENQREAAIQLHEFAPLVEYGCHGHLRFFLCSLYAPMCTEQVSTPIPACRVMCEQARLKCSPIMEQFNFNWPDSLDCRKLPNKNDPNYLCMEAPNNGSDEPTRGSGLFPPLFRPQRPHSAQEHPLKDGGPGRGGCDNPGKFHHVEKSASCAPLCTPGVDVYWSREDKRFAVVWLAIWAVLCFFSSAFTVLTFLIDPARFRYPERPIIFLSMCYCVYSVGYLIRLFAGAESIACDRDSGQLYVIQEGLESTGCTLVFLVLYYFGMASSLWWVVLTLTWFLAAGKKWGHEAIEANSSYFHLAAWAIPAVKTILILVMRRVAGDELTGVCYVGSMDVNALTGFVLIPLACYLVIGTSFILSGFVALFHIRRVMKTGGENTDKLEKLMVRIGLFSVLYTVPATCVIACYFYERLNMDYWKILAAQHKCKMNNQTKTLDCLMAASIPAVEIFMVKIFMLLVVGITSGMWIWTSKTLQSWQQVCSRRLKKKSRRKPASVITSGGIYKKAQHPQKTHHGKYEIPAQPPTCV, encoded by the coding sequence ATGCAGCGCCCGGGCCCCCGCCTGTGGCTGGTCCTGCAGGTGATGGGCTCGTGCGCCGCCATCAGCTCCATGGACATGGAGCGCCCGGGAGACGGCAAATGCCAGCCCATCGAGATCCCGATGTGCAAGGACATCGGCTACAACATGACTCGCATGCCCAACCTGATGGGCCACGAGAACCAGCGCGAGGCGGCCATCCAACTGCACGAGTTCGCGCCGCTGGTGGAGTACGGCTGCCACGGCCACCTCCGCTTCTTCCTGTGCTCGCTGTACGCGCCGATGTGCACCGAGCAGGTCTCCACCCCCATCCCCGCCTGCCGGGTCATGTGCGAGCAGGCCCGGCTGAAGTGCTCCCCGATTATGGAGCAGTTCAACTTCAATTGGCCCGACTCCCTGGACTGCCGGAAACTCCCCAACAAGAACGACCCCAACTATCTGTGCATGGAGGCGCCCAACAACGGCTCGGACGAACCCACCCGGGGCTCAGGCCTGTTCCCGCCGCTGTTCCGGCCGCAGCGGCCCCACAGCGCGCAGGAGCACCCGCTGAAGGACGGGGGGCCCGGGCGCGGCGGCTGCGACAACCCGGGCAAGTTCCACCACGTGGAGAAGAGCGCGTCGTGCGCGCCGCTCTGCACGCCCGGAGTGGACGTGTACTGGAGCCGCGAGGACAAGCGCTTCGCCGTGGTCTGGCTGGCCATCTGGGCCGTGCTGTGCTTCTTCTCCAGCGCCTTCACCGTGCTCACCTTCCTCATCGACCCGGCCCGCTTCCGCTACCCCGAGCGCCCTATCATCTTCCTCTCCATGTGCTACTGCGTCTACTCCGTGGGCTACCTCATCCGCCTCTTCGCCGGCGCCGAGAGCATCGCCTGCGACCGGGACAGCGGCCAGCTTTATGTCATCCAGGAGGGGCTGGAGAGCACTGGCTGCACGCTGGTCTTCCTGGTCCTCTACTACTTCGGCATGGCCAGCTCGCTGTGGTGGGTGGTCCTCACCCTCACCTGGTTCCTGGCCGCCGGCAAGAAGTGGGGCCACGAGGCCATCGAAGCCAACAGCAGCTACTTCCACCTGGCAGCCTGGGCCATCCCGGCGGTGAAGACCATCCTGATCCTGGTCATGCGCAGGGTGGCGGGGGACGAGCTCACCGGGGTCTGCTACGTGGGCAGCATGGACGTCAACGCACTCACCGGCTTCGTGCTCATCCCCCTGGCCTGCTACCTGGTCATCGGCACGTCCTTCATCCTCTCGGGCTTCGTGGCCCTGTTCCACATCCGGAGGGTGATGAAGACGGGTGGCGAGAACACGGACAAGCTGGAGAAGCTGATGGTGCGTATCGGGCTCTTCTCTGTGCTGTACACCGTGCCGGCCACCTGTGTGATCGCTTGCTACTTTTACGAACGCCTCAACATGGATTACTGGAAGATCCTGGCGGCGCAGCACAAGTGCAAAATGAACAACCAGACTAAAACGCTGGACTGCCTGATGGCCGCCTCCATCCCCGCCGTGGAGATCTTCATGGTGAAAATCTTCATGCTGCTGGTCGTGGGGATCACCAGCGGGATGTGGATTTGGACCTCCAAGACTCTGCAGTCCTGGCAGCAGGTGTGCAGCCGTAGGTTGAAGAAGAAGAGCCGGAGAAAACCGGCCAGCGTGATCACCAGCGGTGGGATTTACAAAAAAGCCCAGCACCCCCAGAAAACTCACCACGGGAAATATGAGATCCCTGCCCA